From the Hymenobacter yonginensis genome, one window contains:
- a CDS encoding efflux RND transporter permease subunit — protein sequence MLYLHKLRYLLLLLIVAACVALWPGVKAAMVVDNSLSTWFLSGDPALREYHAFQQRFGNDEVVILAVHDVQPVLSPKYLAAFWHLTRELEALPAVAGVNGPGNTQLPGRGLAGSSRQLLMPGTTAAEVRQTLHPLPTLRQSLFSDDYRTARFIIRLRQMPDFDDRRGEILAQVQRVVDRHFRPEQAHLGGVGIVYAGLNALSQHDFGLFLGLGYLLMFGVLLLIYRNLLLLVYMLGIVGLATYVTFGVYGALGYRVNLMTVLLPIVLILLGIMDSMHVINERNRLRTPTSPARHDALQALRNVFAPCLFTMLTTVAGFLALLSCPMAILRNFGMFAALGIALCLVFTFLLGVLLLPLAKAPARTAAATHSAASRMVAFYQYLLARPRFFATLSVLLTLALAAGLPRLRSDTYTLGYLPATHRVVTDHEAIEASWGPYMPLELLVEPRPGHTLSDVAVVQATFTFADSVRRLSGVGQVTGFHSLYQAGLEAQVGRKATRLRASQGALHAVERQLGLEFPALLAQFVHAPSGTGRVTVSGRMLSARQLTAKVDTLLQIAQATLGPVATVRPAGYQPLYANIVAYVTESQTNSLLLSFGLVFALTWAFIRSFRLALLTVVPNLFPVLVLLGAMGWLGIPLDTATASIASIVLSLCVDDTIHFVYSYQQHRRHGFTPAQARLTTIAHVGPTIVLTSVVLFLGYAVMTLGSLKTVQLFGLLTAIAVAGAFYGELVIFPLVLKKYDPE from the coding sequence ATGCTGTATCTACACAAACTCCGCTACCTGCTTCTGCTGCTGATTGTGGCAGCCTGCGTGGCGCTGTGGCCCGGCGTGAAGGCCGCCATGGTGGTCGATAACAGCCTTTCCACCTGGTTTCTATCCGGCGACCCGGCTTTGCGCGAATACCACGCCTTCCAACAGCGCTTCGGCAACGACGAAGTAGTGATTCTGGCCGTGCATGATGTGCAGCCGGTACTTTCGCCCAAGTATCTGGCTGCCTTCTGGCACCTCACCCGCGAGCTGGAAGCCCTGCCCGCCGTGGCGGGCGTGAACGGGCCCGGCAACACCCAACTGCCCGGCCGGGGCCTGGCCGGCTCCTCGCGGCAGCTGCTGATGCCCGGCACCACGGCCGCCGAAGTACGGCAAACACTGCATCCGCTGCCCACGCTGCGCCAGAGCCTGTTTTCCGACGATTATCGCACGGCGCGCTTTATCATCCGGCTGCGGCAAATGCCTGATTTCGATGACCGGCGCGGCGAGATTCTGGCGCAGGTGCAGCGGGTGGTAGACCGGCACTTCCGGCCGGAGCAGGCCCACCTGGGCGGCGTGGGCATCGTGTACGCGGGCCTCAATGCGCTGTCACAACACGATTTTGGGCTTTTTCTGGGGCTGGGCTATTTGCTGATGTTCGGGGTGCTGCTGCTCATTTACCGCAACCTGCTGCTGCTGGTCTACATGCTGGGCATCGTGGGGCTGGCCACCTACGTCACGTTTGGGGTGTACGGGGCGCTGGGCTACCGCGTAAACCTGATGACGGTGCTGCTGCCCATCGTGCTGATTCTGCTCGGCATCATGGATTCCATGCACGTCATCAACGAGCGCAACCGCCTGCGCACGCCCACCAGCCCCGCCCGCCACGACGCGCTGCAGGCTTTGCGCAACGTGTTTGCGCCCTGCCTGTTCACCATGCTCACCACCGTAGCCGGGTTCCTGGCGCTGCTCTCGTGCCCGATGGCCATTCTGCGCAACTTCGGGATGTTTGCGGCGCTGGGTATCGCGCTATGCCTGGTGTTTACGTTTTTGCTGGGAGTGCTGCTGCTGCCACTGGCCAAAGCCCCGGCCCGCACCGCCGCCGCCACCCACTCGGCCGCCAGCCGCATGGTGGCGTTCTACCAGTATCTGCTGGCCCGGCCGCGCTTTTTTGCCACGCTTTCGGTGCTGCTCACGCTGGCGCTGGCTGCCGGCCTGCCCCGCCTCCGCTCCGACACCTACACGCTCGGCTACCTGCCCGCCACCCACCGCGTCGTCACGGACCACGAGGCCATTGAAGCCAGCTGGGGGCCCTACATGCCGCTGGAGCTGCTGGTGGAGCCCCGCCCCGGCCACACCCTGTCGGACGTAGCCGTGGTGCAGGCCACCTTCACCTTCGCCGACTCGGTACGGCGGCTCAGCGGCGTAGGCCAGGTAACAGGGTTTCACTCTTTGTATCAGGCCGGCCTCGAAGCCCAGGTGGGTCGTAAGGCTACCCGCCTGCGGGCCAGCCAGGGCGCTTTGCACGCCGTGGAGCGGCAACTGGGGCTGGAGTTTCCGGCGCTGCTGGCGCAGTTCGTGCACGCGCCGTCCGGCACTGGGCGCGTCACGGTATCAGGCCGGATGCTGTCGGCGCGGCAGCTCACAGCTAAAGTGGATACGCTACTGCAGATTGCGCAGGCTACACTGGGGCCGGTGGCTACGGTGCGGCCCGCCGGCTACCAGCCGCTCTACGCCAATATCGTGGCCTACGTCACTGAGTCGCAGACCAACAGTCTGCTGCTGTCATTCGGGCTGGTGTTTGCACTGACGTGGGCGTTTATCCGCAGCTTCCGGCTGGCACTGCTCACGGTGGTGCCCAACCTGTTTCCGGTGCTGGTGCTGCTGGGCGCCATGGGCTGGCTGGGCATCCCGCTCGACACGGCTACGGCCAGCATTGCCTCCATCGTGCTCAGCTTGTGCGTCGATGACACCATTCATTTCGTGTACAGCTACCAGCAGCACCGCCGCCACGGCTTCACGCCCGCCCAGGCCCGCCTCACTACCATTGCGCACGTCGGCCCCACCATCGTCCTGACCAGCGTGGTGCTGTTTCTGGGCTACGCCGTCATGACGCTGGGCTCCCTGAAAACCGTACAGCTGTTTGGCCTGCTCACAGCCATTGCCGTAGCCGGCGCCTTCTACGGTGAGCTGGTTATCTTCCCGCTGGTCCTGAAAAAATACGACCCGGAATAA
- a CDS encoding PEP/pyruvate-binding domain-containing protein, with translation MILHGSTPPAHHTIGHKARGLFRLQAAGMRVPEFLVVPAETFDGLLLAAPDAAQQRQHLQAFQLPAADQQAIRQVLAGWGFPAQPVVVRSSVADEDGAGASFAGLMDSFLNLTSEAAVWAAVGQCAASAYSERALAYRRQKQLPLAARPAVIIQRQLAAEVSGVVFSTFPEYPQEMAVHAVWGFGEGLVGGQLQPDEFYLDKHTGTRCHTQLAAKETQFQCAAYVDGLRQTAVPAGQQHAACLTDAQLATLFAAATQLEQQFGQPQDLEFVVEAGQPWLVQARPITQPIPEVVVYDNSNIQESYCGVTTPLTFSFAQRAYATVYRQTMHVLGLPPTRIKAHESTVTQLLGLVKGRIYYNINNWYRGLQLLPSFRQNKADMERMMGLEEPVDFVVSQRKTLGATLRLLPGLGLNLLRLLRAFGQLKKRVPAFHAHFRAHYQRFYALPLATLNGAELRQQKDLLDAQLLQNWTTPIINDFFVMTTNGRVNRGLQRAGIVQPDEFLSRYLSGDQQVASTQPTRRLQALARAAWPQAALRELVLAAPHDLHAQVAQLAPDFHRAVEEFIGQYGDRTVGELKLETATMRVEPAVFYQYLRNFLLAPPAPETETGSPLQQQARQELADKLAGRSRWFRWRLQRSLNQLQQAIRYREALRLERTRLFGMYRALYRAMGTQLTERGQLAFPEDVFWLTEPELLAALADGATPLLPLVAERRREFRQYAQEDVPSRVTVPARPADAPPLPEGAIAGTGCYPGVAEGEVIVITDPGGDLNVSGKIVCALRTDPGWAALFPMCRGVIIEKGSSLSHSVILLRELGIPTIINVPHVTQRLRTGQQFRLNGETGRIEVVD, from the coding sequence ATGATACTTCACGGTTCCACTCCGCCTGCTCACCACACCATCGGCCACAAGGCGCGCGGGCTGTTCCGGCTACAGGCAGCGGGCATGCGCGTGCCGGAGTTTCTGGTGGTGCCCGCCGAAACCTTCGATGGGCTGCTGCTGGCCGCGCCGGATGCGGCGCAGCAGCGGCAGCACCTGCAGGCGTTCCAGCTGCCCGCCGCCGACCAGCAGGCCATCCGGCAGGTGCTGGCCGGATGGGGGTTTCCGGCGCAACCGGTAGTGGTGCGCTCCTCGGTAGCCGATGAGGATGGCGCGGGCGCCTCGTTTGCGGGGCTTATGGATTCGTTTCTGAACCTGACGTCGGAGGCAGCGGTGTGGGCGGCGGTGGGACAGTGCGCGGCCAGCGCCTACTCCGAGCGGGCCCTGGCCTACCGACGGCAGAAGCAGCTGCCGCTGGCGGCGCGGCCGGCCGTCATCATTCAGCGGCAGCTGGCCGCCGAAGTCAGCGGCGTGGTGTTTTCCACGTTTCCGGAGTATCCGCAGGAAATGGCCGTGCACGCCGTCTGGGGCTTTGGCGAAGGTTTGGTGGGCGGGCAGCTGCAGCCCGATGAGTTCTACCTCGACAAGCACACCGGCACCCGCTGCCACACCCAATTAGCCGCCAAGGAAACCCAGTTTCAGTGCGCTGCCTACGTCGATGGGCTCCGGCAAACCGCCGTGCCCGCTGGCCAGCAGCACGCCGCCTGCCTCACCGATGCCCAGCTGGCCACGCTGTTTGCGGCGGCCACGCAGCTGGAGCAGCAGTTCGGCCAGCCCCAGGACCTGGAGTTTGTGGTGGAAGCTGGCCAGCCGTGGCTGGTGCAGGCGCGGCCCATCACCCAGCCCATTCCGGAGGTGGTGGTCTACGACAATTCCAACATCCAGGAAAGCTACTGCGGGGTCACGACGCCGCTCACGTTCAGCTTCGCGCAGCGCGCCTACGCCACCGTGTACCGCCAGACCATGCACGTGCTGGGGCTGCCGCCGACCCGCATTAAGGCCCACGAAAGCACCGTCACGCAGCTGCTGGGATTGGTGAAGGGGCGCATCTACTACAACATCAACAATTGGTACCGCGGCCTGCAGCTGCTGCCCTCCTTCCGCCAGAACAAGGCCGACATGGAGCGCATGATGGGCCTGGAAGAGCCCGTGGATTTCGTGGTGAGTCAGCGCAAAACGCTGGGTGCCACGCTCCGGCTGTTGCCCGGCCTGGGCCTGAACCTGCTGCGGCTGCTGCGGGCCTTCGGACAGTTGAAGAAGCGCGTGCCAGCCTTTCATGCCCACTTTCGGGCGCACTACCAGCGTTTCTACGCCCTGCCGCTAGCCACGCTCAACGGCGCGGAGCTGCGGCAGCAGAAGGACCTACTGGATGCGCAGCTGCTGCAAAACTGGACCACGCCCATCATCAACGACTTCTTCGTGATGACCACCAACGGCCGCGTGAACCGGGGTTTGCAGCGGGCCGGCATCGTGCAGCCCGACGAGTTTCTGAGCCGCTACCTGTCCGGCGACCAGCAGGTGGCCAGCACCCAACCCACGCGCCGGCTGCAGGCCCTGGCCCGCGCCGCGTGGCCCCAGGCAGCATTGCGCGAGCTGGTGCTGGCCGCCCCGCACGATCTGCACGCCCAAGTGGCCCAACTGGCGCCGGATTTTCACCGGGCCGTGGAAGAGTTCATCGGGCAGTACGGCGACCGGACGGTGGGCGAGCTGAAGCTGGAAACGGCCACCATGCGCGTGGAGCCCGCCGTTTTCTACCAATACCTGCGCAACTTCCTGCTGGCGCCTCCCGCCCCGGAAACCGAAACCGGCAGCCCTCTGCAACAGCAGGCCCGGCAGGAGCTGGCCGATAAGCTGGCCGGCCGCAGCCGCTGGTTTCGGTGGCGGCTGCAGCGCAGCCTCAACCAGCTGCAACAGGCCATCCGATACCGCGAGGCGCTACGGCTGGAGCGCACCCGGCTGTTTGGCATGTACCGGGCGCTCTACCGGGCTATGGGCACCCAGCTCACGGAGCGCGGCCAACTGGCTTTTCCCGAAGATGTGTTCTGGCTGACGGAGCCGGAGCTGCTGGCCGCCCTGGCCGACGGCGCCACTCCCCTGCTGCCGCTGGTAGCCGAGCGTCGCCGCGAGTTCCGGCAGTATGCCCAGGAAGACGTACCGTCCCGCGTGACGGTGCCCGCCCGGCCCGCTGACGCCCCGCCCCTGCCCGAAGGCGCCATAGCCGGCACCGGCTGCTACCCCGGCGTGGCCGAGGGCGAGGTAATCGTCATCACCGACCCCGGCGGCGACCTGAACGTGAGCGGCAAAATCGTGTGTGCCCTGCGCACCGACCCCGGCTGGGCAGCCCTGTTCCCAATGTGCCGCGGCGTCATCATCGAGAAAGGCTCGTCGTTATCGCACTCCGTGATTCTGCTGCGCGAGCTGGGCATCCCCACCATCATCAACGTGCCGCACGTTACGCAGCGCCTACGCACCGGCCAGCAATTCCGCCTCAACGGCGAAACCGGCCGGATTGAGGTGGTGGACTGA
- a CDS encoding cystathionine gamma-synthase, which produces MKFGTKAIHAGVHPDPETGAIMTPIYQTSTYVQRSPGDHKGYEYSRTHNPTRTQLQDALAALENGQHGLAFASGMAAIDCIIKLLQPGDEVISTNDLYGGSYRIFTKVFANYGIKFHFVPMHDMAAVEEKVTANTKLIWVETPTNPLLNVIDIEAAAAVAKKAGALLVVDNTFSTPYLQTPLDLGADMVMHSLTKYMGGHSDVVMGAVIVKDDELHERLRFLQNACGGTPGPQDCFLVLRGLKTLHLRMQRHCENGRAVAEYLKSHPKVEKVFWPGFAEHPNHAVAAKQMRDFGGMISFVLKGDRKEDAVAVLEKFELFSLAESLGGVESLSGHPATMTHASIPAEERRKAGLSDSLIRLSVGIEDVEDLIEDLKQAIG; this is translated from the coding sequence ATGAAATTCGGAACCAAAGCCATCCATGCCGGCGTGCACCCCGACCCCGAAACCGGGGCCATCATGACGCCCATCTACCAGACCTCGACCTACGTGCAACGCTCGCCCGGCGACCACAAGGGCTACGAGTACTCGCGCACGCACAACCCCACCCGCACCCAGCTCCAGGACGCGCTGGCAGCGCTGGAAAACGGCCAGCACGGCCTGGCTTTCGCCTCGGGCATGGCCGCCATCGACTGCATCATCAAGCTGCTGCAGCCCGGCGACGAGGTCATCAGCACTAACGACCTGTACGGCGGCTCCTACCGCATCTTCACCAAGGTATTCGCCAACTACGGCATCAAGTTCCACTTCGTGCCGATGCACGACATGGCGGCCGTGGAAGAGAAAGTAACGGCCAATACCAAGCTGATCTGGGTGGAAACGCCCACCAACCCGCTGCTCAACGTCATCGACATTGAAGCCGCCGCCGCCGTGGCCAAAAAGGCTGGCGCGCTGCTGGTGGTGGATAATACTTTCTCGACGCCTTACCTGCAGACACCGCTGGATTTGGGCGCCGACATGGTGATGCACTCGCTGACCAAGTACATGGGCGGCCACTCCGACGTGGTGATGGGCGCCGTGATTGTGAAGGACGACGAGCTGCACGAGCGGCTGCGCTTCCTGCAGAACGCCTGCGGCGGCACGCCCGGCCCCCAGGACTGCTTCCTAGTGCTGCGCGGCCTCAAAACCCTGCACCTGCGCATGCAGCGCCACTGCGAAAACGGCCGCGCCGTAGCCGAATACCTCAAGAGCCACCCAAAAGTGGAGAAAGTGTTCTGGCCCGGCTTCGCGGAGCACCCCAATCACGCCGTAGCGGCCAAGCAGATGCGTGACTTCGGCGGTATGATTTCCTTCGTGCTTAAAGGCGACCGGAAAGAAGACGCCGTGGCCGTGCTGGAGAAGTTCGAGCTGTTTTCGCTGGCTGAAAGCCTGGGCGGCGTGGAAAGCCTCTCGGGCCACCCCGCCACCATGACGCACGCCAGCATTCCGGCCGAGGAGCGCCGCAAGGCCGGCCTCTCCGACTCGCTGATCCGCCTGAGCGTGGGCATCGAGGATGTGGAAGACCTGATTGAAGATTTGAAGCAAGCCATCGGCTAG
- a CDS encoding UbiA prenyltransferase family protein: MNIRHLAAYLNQRFPPVNMGLFAILFLTVWAVATLDAAGQGLGRFRWLEVGGGLATISFFFRLRVFDELKDYAADAINHPQRVLQRGLVTLPQLQQLAWLGAAGELVWSARMGRAALGGWALTLGYSVLMRYEFGVSAFLKRRLVLYAFSHMLIMPLVVYWLWQAYQLFQPDGATPPRFWLLAALSLLGGFAFELARKTHAPAAERPGIDSYSRTLGYRGAIAAVLLVLLGGTAVQGVLLRQLQAGSWALELLAGLFGLALLVYGRAAAKPQEKLLRTAELLVSVFMLTSYLALIGLILL, encoded by the coding sequence ATGAATATCCGCCACCTGGCCGCGTACCTGAATCAGCGGTTTCCACCCGTCAATATGGGCCTGTTTGCCATTCTGTTTCTGACGGTATGGGCTGTGGCGACGCTGGATGCGGCAGGCCAGGGGCTGGGCCGGTTCCGGTGGCTGGAGGTGGGCGGCGGGCTGGCTACCATTTCCTTTTTTTTTCGCCTGCGGGTGTTCGATGAGCTCAAGGACTATGCCGCCGACGCCATCAACCACCCGCAGCGCGTGCTGCAGCGGGGCCTCGTGACGCTGCCGCAGCTGCAGCAACTGGCGTGGCTGGGCGCGGCAGGCGAGCTAGTATGGTCGGCGCGGATGGGGCGGGCGGCGCTGGGCGGCTGGGCGCTGACGCTGGGCTACAGTGTGCTGATGCGCTACGAGTTCGGCGTGAGTGCGTTTCTGAAGCGCCGGCTGGTGCTGTACGCCTTCAGCCACATGCTGATTATGCCGCTCGTCGTGTATTGGCTGTGGCAGGCGTACCAGCTGTTTCAGCCCGATGGCGCCACGCCGCCGCGGTTCTGGCTGCTGGCGGCCCTGAGCTTGCTGGGCGGCTTTGCGTTCGAGCTGGCCCGCAAAACCCACGCCCCCGCCGCCGAGCGCCCCGGCATCGATTCCTACTCCCGCACGCTGGGCTACCGCGGGGCCATTGCGGCGGTGCTGCTGGTGCTGCTGGGCGGCACTGCGGTGCAGGGCGTGCTGCTGCGGCAGCTGCAGGCCGGCAGTTGGGCGCTTGAGCTGCTGGCGGGGCTGTTTGGGCTGGCGCTGCTGGTGTACGGCCGGGCGGCGGCCAAGCCCCAGGAAAAGCTGCTGCGCACCGCCGAGCTGCTGGTATCGGTGTTCATGCTGACCAGCTACCTGGCCCTCATCGGCCTTATTCTGCTGTAG
- a CDS encoding SGNH/GDSL hydrolase family protein, with protein sequence MSRLLVLFSVWLFTLGCGAETPAPAALPPAADPVSAPAGTRRFLALGDSYTIGQGVPAADRWGVQLAWLAQAEGLQKPDIIARTGWTTEQLREAIVAANPPASYELVSLMIGVNNQFQGLPLAEYRTDFRELLQTAIRLAGGRPGRVVVLSIPDWGQSRMGRSYSQAAISQEIDQFNDAARQECAAAGVAFLDITDLTRATSYDPAQFASDGLHYSGLHMQQWATRALLLVRRLVQ encoded by the coding sequence ATGTCCCGCTTGCTTGTTTTGTTTTCCGTCTGGCTGTTCACGTTGGGTTGTGGGGCCGAAACACCAGCGCCAGCCGCGCTGCCGCCCGCGGCAGATCCGGTGTCGGCCCCGGCGGGCACGCGGCGGTTTCTGGCCCTCGGCGACTCCTACACCATCGGGCAGGGCGTACCGGCCGCCGACCGCTGGGGCGTGCAGCTGGCCTGGCTGGCCCAGGCCGAGGGCTTGCAGAAGCCCGACATCATTGCCCGCACCGGCTGGACCACCGAGCAGCTCCGCGAGGCCATTGTGGCCGCCAATCCGCCTGCGTCTTACGAGCTGGTGTCGTTGATGATTGGGGTGAACAACCAGTTTCAGGGACTGCCGCTGGCGGAGTACCGCACCGATTTTCGGGAGCTGCTGCAAACGGCCATCCGGCTGGCTGGCGGGCGGCCCGGGCGCGTGGTGGTGCTGTCTATTCCCGACTGGGGCCAGTCGCGGATGGGCCGCAGCTACTCGCAGGCCGCCATCAGCCAGGAAATCGATCAGTTCAACGATGCCGCCCGGCAGGAGTGCGCGGCGGCCGGCGTGGCCTTCCTCGACATCACCGACCTGACCCGCGCCACCAGCTACGACCCCGCCCAGTTCGCGTCCGACGGCCTGCACTACTCCGGCCTGCATATGCAGCAGTGGGCCACCCGGGCGTTGCTGCTGGTGCGCCGCCTGGTGCAGTAG
- a CDS encoding TonB-dependent receptor gives MNNLSATRLGLVTALSVASYAAFAQTVPVTGRVTNTTGQGQPGVTVLEQGTSNGTSTDADGRYRLSVQPNATLVVSAIGSVTQQVPLNGRTSVDVRLADNQTALNEVVVTGSRATEGRSNILTTAPVDVISAREIKAYAQTDVTQILTYIAPSFQSTRQTVTDGTDFVDPASLRGLGPDQVLVLVNGKRRHTSALVNINGTPGRGSVGTDMNVIPPAAIKRIEVLRDGAAAQYGSDAIAGVINIQLKDDTTGVNVSSTAGQTTESDGQLFQADANAGFGLNKRGFVNVSGQFSNRSYFDRSGTDTAPLIYKGTSAGNYPGGLTNDQKLSLKAQDDALVAQNGFNRRNIRVGASDTRTYGGFLNAAYTLLPAQELEAYVAGGLTRRTGRGGALYRLPTQTTQIDLGLYPNGYLPFINSTVDDASLITGVRGRVLGFQADLSNTYGRNSLRYDISNTLNASLPLGTSPTEFYAGELLFQQNTVNLGFSRKFLELPVLSTLNVAFGGEFRVDNFQIEAGELGSYANGINEQGRIITPASGSTPATYAAAGSQGFAGYRPQDATDRSRTNVAGYVDLESDITEKLLVSVAGRAERYSDFGSNVSGKLAARYSVLPDVAVRGAISNGFRAPSLQQRYFTNSSTQFNSGELREVLTTNNDSPLTRSFGIGSLKQEKSTNYSLGLTARVLRTITLTVDAYQIDIRDRIVLSSQYNRGNAAVAQILGTLPVQGIQFFANAVNTRTRGLDVVANERLTLGTESRLTLTAAANFNATKVRSFNSSGFIDANPTLQNTLFDRAQRARLENGQPRSKINLSADYGYKIFSANLRTVRFGEVQTKDANPDRAFIDQTFSAKWITDFVLSAQVLKNVGVSVGVNNLFDVYPDRLYQDPNNNPQSLAYSTLDATNRGRFLYSSNQFGYSGAFYFGRLNLTL, from the coding sequence ATGAATAATCTATCCGCAACGCGGCTGGGCCTAGTCACGGCCCTGTCGGTGGCCAGCTACGCCGCCTTTGCCCAGACCGTGCCCGTGACGGGCCGCGTAACCAACACCACCGGCCAGGGCCAGCCCGGCGTGACCGTGCTGGAGCAGGGCACTAGCAACGGCACCAGCACCGACGCTGACGGCCGCTACCGCCTGAGCGTGCAGCCCAATGCCACGCTGGTGGTGTCGGCCATTGGCTCCGTGACGCAGCAGGTACCCCTCAACGGCCGCACCTCCGTTGACGTGCGCCTCGCCGACAACCAGACCGCCCTCAACGAGGTGGTGGTAACCGGCTCGCGCGCCACCGAAGGCCGCTCCAACATCCTGACCACGGCGCCGGTCGACGTTATTTCGGCCCGCGAAATCAAGGCCTACGCACAAACCGACGTCACGCAGATCTTGACGTACATCGCGCCTTCGTTCCAGAGCACGCGCCAGACCGTAACCGACGGTACCGACTTCGTAGACCCGGCCTCGCTGCGCGGCCTGGGGCCCGATCAGGTGCTGGTGCTCGTGAACGGCAAGCGGCGGCATACGTCGGCGCTGGTGAACATCAACGGCACGCCCGGCCGCGGCTCGGTGGGCACTGATATGAACGTCATTCCGCCGGCCGCCATCAAGCGGATTGAGGTGCTGCGTGACGGCGCTGCGGCCCAGTATGGTTCCGACGCCATTGCCGGCGTCATCAACATCCAGCTCAAAGACGACACCACCGGCGTGAACGTGAGCAGCACCGCCGGCCAGACCACCGAGAGCGACGGGCAGCTGTTTCAGGCCGATGCCAACGCCGGTTTCGGGCTGAACAAGCGCGGTTTCGTGAACGTGAGCGGGCAGTTCAGCAACCGCAGCTACTTCGACCGCAGCGGCACCGACACGGCCCCGCTCATCTACAAAGGCACCAGCGCCGGCAACTACCCTGGCGGCCTCACCAACGACCAGAAGCTGTCCCTCAAGGCCCAGGACGACGCGCTGGTGGCCCAGAACGGCTTCAACCGCCGCAACATTCGGGTAGGCGCTTCCGACACGCGCACCTACGGCGGCTTTTTGAACGCAGCCTACACCTTGCTGCCGGCTCAGGAGCTGGAAGCCTACGTGGCCGGCGGCCTCACGCGCCGCACCGGCCGCGGCGGCGCCCTCTACCGCCTGCCCACCCAAACCACCCAAATCGACCTGGGCCTCTACCCAAACGGCTACCTGCCGTTCATCAACAGCACCGTGGATGACGCCTCGCTGATTACGGGTGTGCGGGGCCGGGTGCTGGGCTTCCAGGCCGACCTGAGCAACACCTACGGCCGCAACAGCCTGCGCTACGACATCAGCAACACGCTCAACGCCTCGCTGCCGCTGGGCACCAGCCCCACCGAGTTCTACGCCGGCGAGCTGCTGTTTCAGCAGAACACCGTGAACCTGGGCTTCTCGCGCAAGTTCCTGGAACTGCCGGTGCTGAGCACCCTCAACGTGGCCTTCGGCGGTGAATTCCGGGTGGATAACTTCCAGATTGAGGCTGGCGAGCTGGGCTCCTACGCTAACGGCATCAACGAGCAGGGCCGCATTATCACGCCGGCCTCCGGCAGCACGCCGGCTACCTATGCGGCGGCGGGCTCGCAGGGCTTTGCCGGCTACCGCCCGCAGGACGCCACCGACCGTTCGCGCACCAACGTGGCCGGTTATGTTGATCTGGAAAGTGATATCACCGAAAAGCTGCTGGTGAGCGTGGCCGGCCGCGCCGAGCGCTACTCCGATTTCGGAAGCAACGTGAGCGGCAAGCTGGCCGCCCGCTACAGCGTGCTGCCCGACGTGGCCGTGCGCGGCGCCATCAGCAACGGCTTCCGGGCGCCTTCGCTGCAGCAGCGCTACTTCACCAACTCCAGCACCCAGTTCAATAGCGGCGAGCTGCGCGAAGTGCTGACCACCAACAACGACAGCCCGCTCACGCGCTCCTTCGGGATTGGCTCGCTGAAGCAGGAGAAATCCACGAACTACAGCCTGGGCCTGACGGCGCGGGTGCTGCGTACCATCACGCTTACCGTGGATGCCTACCAGATTGACATCCGGGACCGAATCGTGCTCAGCAGCCAGTACAACCGCGGCAACGCGGCCGTAGCTCAGATTCTGGGTACGCTGCCGGTGCAGGGCATCCAGTTCTTTGCCAACGCCGTGAACACCCGCACCCGCGGCCTCGATGTGGTAGCCAATGAGCGCCTGACTCTGGGCACTGAAAGCCGCCTGACCCTGACGGCCGCCGCCAACTTCAACGCCACGAAGGTGCGTAGCTTCAACAGCTCCGGCTTCATTGATGCCAACCCCACGCTGCAGAACACGCTGTTTGACCGGGCCCAGCGGGCGCGCCTCGAAAACGGCCAGCCGCGCAGCAAAATCAACCTGAGCGCCGACTACGGCTACAAAATCTTCAGTGCCAACCTGCGCACCGTGCGCTTCGGCGAGGTGCAGACCAAGGATGCTAACCCCGACCGCGCCTTCATCGACCAGACGTTTTCGGCCAAGTGGATTACCGACTTCGTGCTCAGCGCCCAGGTGCTGAAGAACGTGGGCGTGAGTGTGGGCGTCAACAACCTGTTCGACGTGTACCCCGACCGCCTCTATCAGGACCCCAACAACAACCCGCAAAGCTTGGCCTACTCCACCCTCGACGCCACCAACCGGGGCCGGTTCCTGTACAGCTCCAACCAGTTTGGCTACAGCGGGGCCTTTTATTTCGGCCGCCTCAACCTGACGCTCTAG